The Euphorbia lathyris chromosome 2, ddEupLath1.1, whole genome shotgun sequence genome includes a window with the following:
- the LOC136217993 gene encoding uncharacterized protein: MEEEEILDYVLVPMGLLVMSLYHSWLLFTIRRHPRRTVIGINAESRRQWVQAIMANPLSNGVLAVQTIRNNIMASTLLATTAITLSSLISVFVSSTSNSGNIASKLVYGNKSPLLSSVKYFTILLCFLVAFLCNVQSIRYYAHVSFLVTVPTSKGKKDCIEYVTRNLNRGSIFWSLGLRAFYVSFPLFLWIFGPIPMFVCCCIMSFVLYFLDTTTSFMQQLHAHSFRDQMPSVNDVVDSPQA, from the exons atgGAGGAAGAGGAAATTTTGGATTATGTGTTGGTTCCGATGGGGTTGTTGGTGATGAGTTTATACCATTCCTGGCTTCTTTTCACCATACGCCGACATCCACGCCGTACTGTAATTGGTATCAATGCTGAGTCCCGCCGTCAATGGGTCCAAGCTATCATGGCT AATCCCCTATCGAATGGTGTATTGGCAGTTCAAACAATACGCAACAACATAATGGCGTCTACACTTTTAGCAACCACAGCTATAACTCTAAGTTCATTGATCAGTGTATTTGTGAGCAGCACATCCAACTCTGGCAACATAGCTTCAAAACTGGTATATGGAAACAAGAGCCCTCTCCTGTCTTCAGTTAAGTATTTTACTATCTTGTTATGCTTCCTTGTTGCCTTTCTTTGCAATGTGCAATCAATTAGATACTATGCCCATGTGAGTTTCTTAGTTACTGTCCCAACATCAAAAGGGAAAAAGGATTGCATTGAGTATGTTACCAGAAACTTGAATAGAGGAAGTATTTTTTGGTCGCTTGGATTGCGAGCTTTCTATGTTTCGTTCCCATTGTTTCTGTGGATCTTTGGGCCAATACCGATGTTTGTGTGCTGCTGCATTATGTCATTTGTTCTGTATTTCTTGGACACAACTACTAGTTTTATGCAGCAGCTTCATGCTCACTCATTCAGAGACCAAATGCCGTCTGTGAATGATGTGGTGGATTCACCTCAAGCATAG